In one Lolium rigidum isolate FL_2022 chromosome 3, APGP_CSIRO_Lrig_0.1, whole genome shotgun sequence genomic region, the following are encoded:
- the LOC124695048 gene encoding zinc-finger homeodomain protein 9-like, producing MFPNGSVKRVGPATVEVAVVSRYRECLRNHARFTGGHAIDGCGAYLPSLELNPDPATFMCVACGCHRNFHREEVVVEPSPPPPPPSPAQHQVALLPAPPMAASIVLHGLPQRGEHKPEDRLPAADSQSDSDGSEYVDGRSVSPPQLQQAPPAHLPAPVAPQPNMLLSLNATAPPGAAQSQSPLPVQDSPAMAPPAHVGGAPRRKRSRTMFTAEQKHRMKELSERLGWRQHKRNEAIMDEWCRDIGVSKGVFKVWMHNNKRNYVGGNSARRRALATAASSAATIPAAGPIQIAPTTAAPPPPAPFIPSVTHSSPAPTATGFNMNGTATLAFTAATK from the coding sequence ATGTTCCCCAACGGCTCCGTCAAGAGGGTGGGGCCTGCGACGGTCGAAGTGGCGGTGGTGTCCAGGTACCGGGAGTGCCTCAGGAACCACGCGAGGTTCACGGGCGGGCACGCCATCGACGGCTGCGGGGCTTACTTGCCGTCGCTGGAGCTCAACCCCGACCCGGCCACGTTCATGTGCGTCGCCTGCGGCTGCCACCGCAACTTCCACcgcgaggaggtggtggtggagccgtcgccgccgccgccgcctccgtcgccgGCGCAGCACCAGGTGGCGCTGCTTCCGGCGCCGCCCATGGCGGCAAGCATTGTGCTCCACGGCCTGCCGCAGCGCGGGGAGCACAAGCCGGAGGACCGGCTCCCGGCGGCCGACTCTCAGTCCGACTCCGACGGCTCCGAGTACGTCGACGGGAGGTCCGTCTCGCCGCCGCAGCTGCAGCAGGCTCCACCAGCGCACCTCCCGGCGCCGGTGGCGCCGCAGCCGAACATGCTGCTCTCGCTGAACGCCACTGCGCCGCCCGGGGCCGCGCAGAGCCAGAGCCCGCTTCCCGTCCAGGACTCGCCTGCGATGGCACCGCCGGCCCACGTGGGGGGCGCACCGAGGAGGAAGCGGTCCCGGACCATGTTCACCGCGGAGCAGAAGCACCGGATGAAGGAGCTGTCGGAGCGGCTCGGTTGGCGGCAACATAAGCGCAACGAGGCCATCATGGACGAGTGGTGCCGCGACATCGGCGTGAGCAAGGGCGTCTTCAAGGTGTGGATGCACAACAACAAGCGCAACTACGTGGGCGGCAACAGCGCCCGCCGTCGCGCCTTAGCCACCGCAGCCTCTTCAGCCGCCACCATCCCCGCCGCCGGACCAATACAAATCGCCCCCACCACAGCCGCACCACCGCCACCAGCACCATTCATCCCCTCTGTCACGCACAGCTCCCCCGCCCCCACCGCTACCGGCTTCAACATGAACGGCACCGCCACCCTCGCCTTCACCGCCGCCACCAAGTAA